A window of the Nitrosococcus wardiae genome harbors these coding sequences:
- a CDS encoding DUF389 domain-containing protein, translating into MRQLYIEVSEEKASEVIRQAQEFAGMNLWHLPLRGWPEGKEKALILAHLPNRQVGSFLQAVQDIDAGAHFTLEPRGILSLRPPADKVPEQTADVSERSPFEIYLSGVQSIGSLRGFISYAVAGGIVVWIGLITNTVYLLVAAMLIAPFAGPAMNAAIGTATGNLHLLRRSIGRYVLGLVVTAGVTALLTLLFQLSIATSMMVEVSKISVVSALLPLAAGAAGAINLVQSERDSLVSGAAVGMLVAASLAPPTGLLGISLVLGEWAMAKGAAFVLLLQLVGINFSGAVVFRLYGLSGKGPRFLRGRKWAFPTALASSIIVLAGLLGWQFSSSPELQRSTRAQRAIAEIRTAVEASNLAQLVEANARFTRASIPEQNSLLAIVYVQRARTIPLSDAELRRRLTHQIQEHLLNAGFNVTPLVSVTVLKPPDIIQNGISSSKSSSLEGGGGGEVRDGGLEGPGAEPWLMSLL; encoded by the coding sequence ATGCGGCAACTGTATATTGAGGTATCTGAAGAGAAGGCCTCGGAAGTTATCCGGCAAGCCCAGGAGTTCGCCGGAATGAATTTATGGCACCTCCCGCTAAGGGGTTGGCCTGAAGGAAAAGAAAAAGCACTCATCCTGGCACACCTTCCGAATCGGCAGGTCGGTTCGTTTCTCCAAGCGGTGCAGGACATCGATGCAGGAGCCCACTTCACTCTTGAGCCGCGCGGTATCCTCTCACTCCGCCCTCCGGCTGATAAGGTGCCGGAGCAGACTGCGGATGTAAGCGAGCGAAGCCCTTTTGAGATTTATCTGTCTGGGGTGCAGAGTATCGGGTCGCTGCGCGGATTTATTAGCTATGCAGTGGCAGGCGGCATCGTGGTTTGGATCGGCCTTATCACTAATACGGTTTATCTTCTGGTGGCCGCGATGCTGATCGCTCCTTTTGCGGGACCTGCAATGAATGCGGCGATTGGCACAGCGACTGGAAACCTCCATCTGCTCCGACGCAGTATTGGCCGTTATGTCCTTGGGTTGGTAGTAACGGCGGGAGTAACGGCGCTCCTCACCTTACTCTTCCAGCTAAGCATAGCGACGAGCATGATGGTGGAGGTAAGCAAAATCTCGGTAGTGAGCGCTCTGCTTCCCCTTGCAGCGGGGGCTGCCGGGGCGATTAACCTTGTCCAGAGCGAGCGCGACAGCCTTGTCTCTGGCGCCGCTGTCGGCATGCTCGTGGCGGCCTCTCTGGCTCCACCGACGGGCTTGCTGGGGATAAGTCTAGTGCTTGGGGAGTGGGCCATGGCCAAAGGAGCAGCATTCGTCCTCCTGCTCCAACTGGTCGGCATCAACTTTTCGGGTGCCGTGGTCTTTCGCCTTTATGGACTCTCAGGGAAAGGGCCGCGATTTCTGCGGGGGCGGAAGTGGGCCTTTCCTACCGCCCTCGCCAGCTCGATCATAGTCCTTGCAGGACTTCTGGGATGGCAATTTAGTTCCTCTCCGGAACTTCAACGCAGCACCCGTGCCCAACGCGCCATCGCTGAGATTCGCACCGCAGTGGAAGCAAGCAATTTGGCTCAACTTGTCGAGGCGAATGCTCGATTCACCCGCGCCAGTATCCCCGAGCAAAACTCACTCCTTGCTATCGTCTATGTTCAACGCGCCAGGACTATTCCCCTTTCTGACGCCGAACTTCGTCGGCGCCTTACCCATCAGATCCAGGAGCACCTTTTGAATGCCGGTTTCAACGTAACGCCACTGGTTTCGGTGACGGTCCTCAAACCACCCGATATCATTCAAAACGGTATATCATCCTCAAAATCATCATCGCTTGAGGGGGGTGGGGGAGGTGAAGTCCGGGACGGGGGGCTAGAAGGACCTGGGGCCGAGCCTTGGCTCATGTCATTGTTATAG